The following proteins are encoded in a genomic region of Pseudomonas sp. Os17:
- a CDS encoding translation initiation factor 2, with protein MRQGPLCLLLVMLSIGAPALAEETQETGHSTPLSLSAGSQITELQQRLKESERLREELSKQLQSADAERESPQLARLRQENQRLKLQLKEAQANPVPRLLTDQQQWFVTGGGVALIALLCGIFASGGHRKRRQWLN; from the coding sequence ATGCGCCAAGGTCCGCTGTGTCTGCTGTTGGTCATGTTGTCGATCGGGGCTCCGGCCCTTGCCGAGGAAACCCAGGAAACCGGCCATTCGACGCCGCTGTCCCTGAGCGCCGGCAGTCAGATCACCGAGTTGCAGCAACGCTTGAAAGAAAGCGAGCGCCTGCGAGAAGAGCTGAGCAAACAATTGCAAAGCGCCGACGCCGAACGGGAAAGCCCACAACTGGCCCGCTTGCGCCAGGAGAACCAGCGCCTCAAGCTGCAGCTCAAAGAGGCCCAGGCCAACCCGGTGCCGCGACTGCTGACCGATCAGCAGCAATGGTTCGTCACTGGCGGCGGCGTGGCCCTCATCGCCCTGCTCTGCGGTATCTTCGCCAGTGGCGGGCATCGCAAGCGTCGACAATGGCTAAATTGA
- a CDS encoding HD domain-containing protein, whose amino-acid sequence MKAHARFTHMQDGTQEDWAIIAADFSTYARQLPARILTHLRLLEGDFGGFPVDRLTHSLQTASRAWHDGRDEEYVVCALLHDIGDTLGSYNHPDIAAAILKPFVSPENLWMVEKHGIFQGYYFFHHLGMDRHLREQFREHPLYQRTAEFCAKYDAAAFDPTYASLPLSFFEPMLQRLFAQPRQSLYQAAMEQPRAD is encoded by the coding sequence ATGAAGGCTCACGCACGCTTCACCCACATGCAGGATGGCACCCAAGAGGACTGGGCGATCATCGCTGCGGATTTCAGCACCTACGCCAGGCAACTGCCCGCCCGCATCCTGACCCACTTGCGACTGCTGGAAGGCGACTTCGGCGGTTTCCCGGTGGACCGTCTGACTCATTCACTGCAGACCGCCAGCCGCGCCTGGCATGACGGGCGCGACGAGGAGTACGTGGTCTGCGCCCTGCTGCATGACATCGGCGACACCCTGGGTTCCTACAATCATCCGGATATCGCCGCCGCCATCCTCAAGCCCTTCGTCAGCCCGGAGAACCTGTGGATGGTGGAAAAGCACGGAATCTTCCAGGGCTACTACTTCTTCCACCACCTGGGCATGGACCGCCATCTGCGCGAGCAATTTCGCGAGCATCCGCTGTACCAGCGCACTGCCGAATTCTGCGCCAAGTACGATGCCGCGGCGTTCGACCCCACCTACGCCAGCCTGCCCCTGAGCTTCTTCGAACCCATGCTGCAACGGCTGTTCGCCCAGCCACGGCAGTCGCTGTACCAGGCGGCCATGGAACAGCCCCGCGCCGACTGA
- a CDS encoding PHP domain-containing protein, with translation MNVDLHCHSTASDGALAPAVLVARAYERGVRILSLTDHDTLEGLDEARQAAAQLGMQLVNGVELSCTWGGATIHVLGYGFDTRAPALVTAIEKLHAGRWLRSEEISRKLALKGMPGALEGARAIQQELGDSGNAPARPHFADYLVRAGFVKDRAEAFRKWLGAGKLGDVKLHWPTLEETVGTLREAGAWVSLAHPWHYDFTRSKRRRLIADYIQAGGHAIEVVNGHQPAEQVGSLAILAREFGLLVSAGSDFHGPGGWSEIGEYRPVPEDLPPLWCRFKHEPIIAA, from the coding sequence GTGAATGTCGATTTGCACTGCCATAGCACGGCCTCCGACGGCGCCCTGGCGCCTGCGGTTCTGGTTGCGCGTGCGTACGAGAGAGGCGTGCGAATCCTGTCCCTGACCGACCACGACACCCTCGAAGGGCTGGATGAGGCCCGTCAGGCAGCGGCGCAACTGGGCATGCAACTGGTCAATGGCGTCGAACTGTCCTGCACCTGGGGCGGCGCCACTATTCATGTGCTGGGCTACGGATTTGATACCCGGGCCCCGGCCCTGGTGACAGCCATCGAGAAACTTCACGCAGGGCGCTGGCTGCGTTCCGAGGAAATCAGCCGCAAGCTGGCCCTCAAGGGCATGCCGGGCGCTTTGGAAGGCGCCCGGGCCATCCAGCAGGAGCTGGGAGACAGCGGTAACGCCCCGGCGCGGCCGCACTTTGCCGACTACCTGGTGCGTGCCGGCTTCGTCAAGGACCGCGCCGAAGCCTTCCGCAAGTGGCTGGGGGCGGGAAAGCTGGGTGACGTCAAGCTGCACTGGCCCACCCTGGAGGAAACGGTCGGCACCCTGCGCGAGGCCGGTGCCTGGGTCAGCCTGGCCCATCCCTGGCACTACGATTTCACCCGCAGCAAGCGTCGCCGTCTGATTGCCGACTATATTCAAGCCGGTGGTCATGCAATCGAAGTGGTCAATGGCCATCAACCTGCGGAGCAAGTGGGCAGTTTGGCTATTCTTGCTCGTGAATTCGGACTGCTGGTCAGCGCCGGCAGTGACTTTCATGGTCCAGGAGGCTGGTCCGAGATCGGCGAATACCGCCCGGTACCCGAGGATCTGCCACCGCTATGGTGTCGCTTCAAACATGAGCCAATTATTGCCGCCTGA
- a CDS encoding LTXXQ domain-containing protein, whose translation MRKTLIALLFAAALPTVAMAMPEGNGPMGPMDGPRHSEHMRGKGPFGQLDLSREQRQQIGKLMGEQMHDRKAVVEKYLEKLSPADQKAMKDELAAKQQKTQADIRALLKPEQQKEFDAIVKKQEERRAEWAEFKAWKAQQPQKAQ comes from the coding sequence ATGCGCAAGACCCTGATCGCTCTGTTGTTCGCCGCCGCCCTGCCAACCGTGGCCATGGCCATGCCTGAGGGCAACGGCCCGATGGGGCCGATGGACGGTCCACGGCACAGCGAGCACATGCGCGGCAAAGGCCCCTTCGGTCAACTGGACCTGAGCCGTGAGCAACGCCAACAGATCGGCAAGCTGATGGGCGAGCAAATGCACGACCGCAAGGCCGTCGTGGAAAAATACCTGGAAAAACTCTCGCCGGCCGACCAGAAAGCCATGAAAGACGAACTGGCCGCCAAACAGCAGAAAACCCAGGCTGACATCCGCGCCCTGCTCAAGCCCGAGCAGCAGAAAGAATTCGACGCCATCGTGAAGAAACAAGAGGAACGTCGCGCCGAATGGGCCGAGTTCAAGGCCTGGAAAGCGCAACAACCGCAAAAAGCGCAATAA
- a CDS encoding DUF962 domain-containing protein — MENIRQFSSFAEFYPYYLSEHSDSTCRRLHFIGTSLVIFLLALAIGKGAWLLLLALPLAGYGFAWVGHFFFEKNRPATFQHPLYSLLGDFVMYRDMILGKVPF, encoded by the coding sequence ATGGAAAACATCCGACAGTTCAGCAGCTTCGCCGAGTTCTACCCCTATTACCTGAGCGAGCACAGCGACAGCACCTGCCGTCGCCTGCACTTTATCGGCACCAGCCTGGTGATCTTCCTCCTGGCCCTGGCCATCGGCAAAGGGGCCTGGCTGCTGTTGCTGGCGCTACCGCTGGCCGGCTACGGCTTTGCCTGGGTCGGGCATTTCTTCTTCGAAAAAAATCGTCCGGCCACCTTTCAGCACCCGCTGTACAGCCTGCTGGGCGACTTCGTCATGTACCGCGACATGATCCTCGGCAAGGTGCCGTTCTAG
- a CDS encoding TrkH family potassium uptake protein has protein sequence MALPTLRIIGFIIGIFLITLAIAMVVPMATLVIFERTGDLPSFLWASMITFIAGLALVIPGRPEHIHLRPRDMYLLTVSSWVVVCIFAALPFLLTQHISYTDSFFESMSGITATGATVLSGLDSMSPGILIWRSMLHWLGGIGFIGMAVAILPLLRIGGMRLFQTESSDRSEKVMPRSHMVARLIVATYVGITIFGSLAFWWAGMNVFDAINHAMSAISTGGFSTSDDSLAHWQQPAVHWVAVVVMILGSLPFALYVATLRGNRKALIKDQQVQGLLGMLLVTWLVLGTWYWWTTDLHWLDALRHVALNVTSVVTTTGFALGDYSLWGNFSLMLFFYLGFVGGCSGSTAGGIKIFRFQVAYILLKANLNQLIHPRAVIKQKYNGHRLDEEIVRSILTFSFFFAITICMIALALSLLGLDWMTALTGAASTVSGVGPGLGETIGPAGNFSTLPDAAKWILSLGMLLGRLEIITVFVLCIPAFWRH, from the coding sequence ATGGCGTTGCCGACTTTAAGAATCATTGGCTTCATCATCGGCATCTTCCTCATCACCCTGGCCATCGCCATGGTGGTACCGATGGCGACACTGGTGATCTTCGAACGCACCGGCGACCTGCCGTCCTTCCTCTGGGCCAGCATGATCACCTTTATCGCCGGGCTGGCCCTGGTGATTCCCGGTCGCCCCGAGCACATCCACCTGCGCCCGCGAGACATGTACCTGCTGACGGTTTCCAGCTGGGTGGTGGTGTGTATCTTTGCCGCCCTGCCGTTCCTGCTGACCCAGCACATCAGCTACACCGATTCGTTCTTCGAAAGCATGTCCGGCATCACCGCCACCGGCGCCACGGTGCTCAGCGGCCTGGACAGCATGTCCCCGGGCATCCTGATCTGGCGCTCGATGCTGCACTGGCTGGGGGGCATCGGCTTTATCGGCATGGCGGTGGCGATCCTGCCGCTGCTGCGCATTGGCGGCATGCGCCTGTTCCAGACCGAGTCCTCGGACCGCTCGGAAAAGGTCATGCCGCGCTCGCACATGGTGGCGCGCCTGATCGTCGCCACCTATGTCGGCATCACCATCTTCGGCAGCCTGGCGTTCTGGTGGGCCGGCATGAACGTGTTCGACGCCATCAACCACGCCATGTCGGCAATCTCCACCGGCGGTTTCTCCACCTCCGACGACTCCCTGGCCCACTGGCAGCAACCGGCAGTGCACTGGGTGGCGGTGGTGGTGATGATCCTCGGCAGCCTGCCCTTCGCCCTCTATGTGGCGACCCTGCGCGGCAACCGCAAGGCGTTGATCAAGGATCAGCAGGTCCAGGGCCTGCTCGGCATGCTCCTGGTGACCTGGCTGGTACTGGGCACCTGGTACTGGTGGACCACCGACCTGCACTGGCTGGACGCCCTGCGTCACGTGGCGCTGAACGTGACCTCGGTGGTCACCACCACCGGGTTCGCCTTGGGCGACTACAGCCTGTGGGGCAATTTCTCACTGATGCTGTTCTTTTATCTGGGGTTCGTCGGTGGCTGTTCAGGCTCCACGGCCGGAGGGATCAAGATCTTCCGCTTCCAGGTGGCCTACATCCTGCTCAAGGCCAACCTCAATCAGCTGATCCACCCCCGGGCGGTGATCAAGCAGAAGTACAACGGCCACCGCCTGGACGAGGAAATCGTCCGTTCGATCCTGACCTTCTCGTTCTTCTTCGCCATCACCATCTGCATGATTGCCCTGGCCCTGTCGCTCCTGGGCCTGGACTGGATGACCGCCCTGACCGGCGCCGCCAGCACCGTATCCGGCGTGGGCCCGGGCCTGGGCGAAACCATCGGCCCGGCGGGCAACTTCTCGACCCTGCCGGATGCCGCCAAGTGGATCCTGTCCCTGGGCATGCTCCTGGGCCGACTGGAGATCATTACGGTGTTCGTGTTGTGTATTCCGGCGTTCTGGCGTCATTGA
- a CDS encoding YciI family protein produces the protein MLYAIIATDVANSLEKRLAARPAHLERLQVLNEQGRVVLAGPHPAIDSNDPGAAGFTGSLIVAEFESLEAAQAWAEADPFVTAGVYANVLVKPFRQSMP, from the coding sequence ATGCTTTACGCAATCATTGCCACAGACGTCGCCAACTCCCTGGAAAAACGCCTGGCCGCACGCCCGGCGCACCTGGAGCGACTGCAAGTACTCAATGAGCAAGGGCGTGTGGTGCTGGCCGGCCCGCACCCGGCGATCGACAGCAACGACCCCGGCGCCGCCGGCTTCACCGGCAGCCTGATCGTGGCCGAGTTCGAGTCCCTGGAAGCCGCCCAGGCCTGGGCCGAAGCCGACCCCTTCGTCACTGCCGGCGTCTACGCCAACGTGCTGGTCAAGCCGTTCAGGCAATCGATGCCGTAA
- a CDS encoding response regulator transcription factor translates to MSDLLLIDDDQELCELLSSWLGQEGFQVRACHDGWSARRALAEAAPAAVVLDVMLPDGSGLELLKQLRNDHPDLPVLMLSARGEPLDRILGLELGADDYLAKPCDPRELTARLRAVLRRSHPVAASSQLELGDLCFSPIRGVATIDEQDISLTVSESRLLEALLKQPGEPLDKQELAQIALGRKLTLYDRSLDMHVSNLRKKIGPHPDGRPRIVALRSRGYYYSL, encoded by the coding sequence ATGAGCGACCTGTTACTGATTGATGATGACCAGGAGCTGTGCGAGCTCCTGAGCAGTTGGCTCGGCCAGGAAGGCTTTCAAGTGCGTGCCTGCCACGATGGCTGGAGCGCACGCCGGGCCCTGGCCGAAGCGGCCCCGGCAGCCGTGGTGCTGGACGTCATGCTGCCCGACGGCAGCGGCCTGGAACTGCTCAAGCAACTGCGCAACGACCACCCCGACCTGCCGGTGCTGATGCTTTCGGCCCGCGGCGAGCCCCTGGACCGCATCCTCGGCCTGGAACTGGGCGCCGACGACTACCTGGCCAAGCCTTGCGACCCTCGCGAACTCACTGCCCGCCTGCGCGCAGTCCTGCGCCGCAGCCACCCGGTGGCGGCTTCCAGCCAGCTGGAGCTGGGCGACCTGTGCTTCAGCCCGATTCGCGGCGTGGCCACCATTGACGAGCAGGACATCAGTCTCACGGTTTCCGAAAGTCGCCTGCTGGAGGCCCTGCTCAAGCAACCTGGCGAGCCGCTGGACAAACAGGAACTGGCGCAGATCGCGCTGGGCCGCAAGCTGACCCTGTACGACCGCAGCCTGGACATGCACGTCAGCAATCTGCGCAAGAAGATCGGCCCCCACCCAGATGGTCGCCCGCGCATCGTTGCCCTGCGCAGCCGCGGCTACTACTACAGCCTGTAA
- a CDS encoding AraC family transcriptional regulator, which yields MSERTTSASWALGIVKALEMDGLDCRALFEQLGLDYGALEDPDARFPQDSMTRLWQRAVELSGNPAIGLNMGKVVRPASFHVAGYALMSSRTLVEGFQRLVRYQRIIAESADLSFRLLPEGYALILTVHGDHLPPTRQSAEASLACALALCSWLTGRALQPRKVLLQGEQPEDLQPYKEMFHAPLAFSAPFDALIFERADMEAPLPTANEAMALLHDRFAGEYLARFSESRVTHKARQVLCRLLPQGEPKREVVAQTLHLSQRTLQRRLQEEGTSFQTLLDDTRRELAEQYLAQPRMTLLEIAYLLGFADPSNFFRAFRRWFDTTPGEYRARLLALPASVNDARTPEYTTRTP from the coding sequence ATGAGCGAACGAACGACTTCTGCAAGCTGGGCCTTGGGAATAGTCAAGGCTCTGGAGATGGATGGCCTGGACTGCCGCGCTTTGTTCGAGCAGTTGGGGCTCGACTACGGCGCTCTCGAAGACCCCGACGCGCGCTTCCCCCAGGATTCGATGACCCGGCTCTGGCAGCGTGCCGTCGAGTTGTCCGGCAACCCGGCGATCGGCCTGAACATGGGCAAGGTGGTGCGTCCGGCATCCTTTCATGTGGCCGGTTACGCCTTGATGTCGAGTCGTACCCTGGTCGAAGGCTTTCAGCGTCTGGTGCGCTATCAGCGCATCATTGCCGAAAGCGCCGACCTGAGCTTTCGTCTTTTACCCGAGGGTTATGCGCTGATCCTGACGGTACATGGCGACCATCTGCCGCCCACCCGGCAAAGTGCCGAGGCCTCGCTGGCCTGCGCACTGGCCCTGTGCAGCTGGTTGACCGGACGGGCCCTGCAGCCACGCAAGGTACTGCTGCAAGGCGAGCAGCCCGAGGACCTGCAGCCTTACAAGGAGATGTTCCATGCCCCGCTGGCGTTCTCCGCGCCCTTTGATGCACTGATCTTCGAACGCGCCGACATGGAGGCGCCACTGCCCACGGCCAACGAGGCGATGGCCTTGCTGCACGATCGTTTTGCCGGCGAGTACCTGGCGCGCTTTTCTGAAAGCCGGGTGACCCACAAGGCGCGGCAGGTGCTGTGCCGCCTGTTGCCCCAGGGCGAGCCCAAGCGCGAGGTGGTGGCGCAGACCCTGCACCTGTCGCAGCGCACGTTGCAGCGTCGTCTGCAGGAGGAGGGCACCAGCTTCCAGACCCTGCTGGACGACACCCGGCGAGAGTTGGCCGAGCAGTATCTGGCGCAGCCGCGCATGACCTTGCTGGAGATTGCCTACCTGTTGGGGTTCGCCGATCCGAGCAATTTCTTCCGGGCGTTTCGCCGCTGGTTCGATACCACGCCGGGTGAGTATCGGGCACGCCTGCTGGCGCTGCCGGCGTCGGTCAATGACGCCAGAACGCCGGAATACACAACACGAACACCGTAA
- a CDS encoding L-threonylcarbamoyladenylate synthase encodes MSQFFQIHPENPQPRLIKQAVEIIRGGGVVIYPTDSSYAIACQMGDKAAIERVRRLRQLDDKHNFALICSDLSQLGLFAKIDTGTFRLLKAHVPGPYTFILNATREVPRLLLHPKRRTIGLRVPSNPIALALLAELGEPLMSVSLIMPGDTEALSDPYEMRQLLEHQVDLIIDGGFGSTESSTVISLADGEPEVIRVGCGDPAPFMAEA; translated from the coding sequence GTGAGTCAATTTTTCCAGATCCACCCGGAAAACCCCCAGCCGCGCCTGATCAAACAGGCCGTCGAGATCATCCGTGGCGGTGGCGTGGTGATCTATCCCACCGATTCGTCCTATGCGATCGCCTGCCAGATGGGCGACAAGGCGGCGATCGAGCGGGTGCGCCGCTTGCGGCAACTGGACGACAAGCACAACTTCGCGCTGATCTGCAGCGACCTTTCGCAGTTGGGCCTGTTCGCCAAGATCGACACTGGCACCTTCCGCCTGCTCAAGGCCCATGTGCCGGGGCCCTATACCTTTATCCTCAATGCCACCCGGGAGGTGCCGCGCCTGCTGCTGCACCCCAAGCGCCGCACCATCGGCCTGCGGGTGCCGAGCAACCCGATTGCCCTGGCGCTGCTGGCCGAGCTGGGCGAACCGCTGATGAGTGTCAGCCTGATCATGCCCGGCGACACCGAGGCCCTGAGCGATCCCTATGAGATGCGCCAGTTGCTGGAGCATCAGGTGGACCTGATCATCGACGGCGGCTTCGGCAGCACCGAGTCGTCCACAGTGATCAGCCTGGCCGATGGCGAGCCGGAAGTGATCCGCGTCGGTTGTGGCGACCCTGCGCCGTTCATGGCCGAGGCCTAG
- the scpB gene encoding SMC-Scp complex subunit ScpB: protein MNLNEPRELASLLEAFLLASGKPQSLERLFELFEEAERPDPAVFKKALALLGKSCEGRAFELKEVASGYRLQIREKFAPWVGRLWEERPQRYSRALLETMALIAYRQPITRGEIEDVRGVAVNSNIVKTLLEREWIRVVGYRDVPGKPAMFATTKAFLDHFNLKNLDDLPPLAELREIEAEPVLEFDDAPVPEHLQQLADASAEQEEPKEETSFHTLLLELDSMEEGIKTDFDDLHRDGAVEPGNSEPLFDHPEVQAEPDIPGDDLDDSHEFAVEPEAEPQGAAEDDVLGVAEARAKLLAAVAALEPSPPQLSEEEAEALALAEAIENERRLLDD, encoded by the coding sequence ATGAACCTGAATGAACCCCGCGAGCTGGCCTCCCTGCTCGAAGCCTTTCTGTTGGCCTCGGGAAAACCCCAGTCCCTGGAACGCCTGTTCGAGCTCTTCGAAGAAGCCGAGCGGCCGGACCCGGCCGTCTTCAAGAAGGCCCTGGCCCTGCTGGGCAAATCCTGCGAGGGGCGGGCGTTCGAGCTCAAGGAAGTGGCTTCTGGCTATCGCTTGCAGATCCGCGAAAAGTTCGCGCCCTGGGTCGGCCGCCTGTGGGAGGAGCGCCCGCAGCGCTACTCCCGTGCCCTGCTGGAAACCATGGCCCTGATTGCCTACCGCCAGCCGATTACCCGCGGCGAGATCGAAGATGTGCGCGGCGTGGCGGTCAACAGCAACATCGTCAAGACGCTGCTGGAGCGCGAGTGGATTCGGGTGGTGGGCTACCGTGATGTGCCGGGCAAACCGGCGATGTTCGCCACCACCAAGGCCTTTCTCGACCATTTCAACCTGAAGAACCTCGACGACCTGCCGCCGCTGGCCGAACTGCGGGAGATCGAAGCCGAGCCGGTGCTGGAGTTCGATGACGCCCCCGTGCCCGAGCACTTGCAGCAACTGGCCGACGCCAGCGCGGAGCAGGAAGAGCCCAAGGAAGAAACCAGCTTCCATACCCTGTTGCTGGAGCTGGACTCCATGGAGGAGGGGATCAAGACCGACTTCGACGACCTGCATCGCGATGGCGCGGTTGAGCCTGGGAACTCGGAGCCGCTGTTCGATCACCCGGAGGTGCAAGCCGAGCCTGACATCCCTGGTGACGACTTGGATGACTCCCATGAGTTTGCGGTCGAGCCCGAAGCAGAGCCGCAGGGTGCAGCCGAGGACGATGTGCTGGGTGTCGCCGAGGCCCGGGCCAAATTGCTGGCCGCCGTGGCCGCGCTGGAGCCTTCGCCACCGCAATTGAGCGAAGAAGAAGCCGAAGCCCTGGCCCTGGCCGAAGCCATCGAAAACGAACGCCGCCTGCTGGACGACTGA
- a CDS encoding septation protein A — MKQFIDFIPLFLFFIVYKIDPRVVDLAGHEVTVGGIYSATAVLIISSLVVYGALFISQRKLEKSQWLTLVACLVFGSLTLAFHSETFLKWKAPVVNWLFALAFIGSHFIGDRLLIKRIMGHALTLPDPVWTRLNIAWIAFFLFCGAANLFVAFTFQSIWVDFKVFGSLGMTVLFLVGQGIYLSRHLHDADPTTPKTED; from the coding sequence GTGAAACAATTCATCGACTTCATCCCGCTGTTCCTGTTTTTCATCGTCTATAAAATCGATCCCCGGGTCGTCGACCTGGCCGGGCACGAAGTCACCGTGGGCGGCATCTACAGCGCCACGGCGGTGCTGATCATCAGTTCCCTGGTGGTGTACGGCGCGCTGTTCATTTCCCAGCGCAAACTGGAAAAGAGCCAGTGGCTGACCCTGGTCGCCTGCCTGGTCTTCGGCAGCCTGACCCTGGCCTTCCACAGCGAAACCTTCCTCAAGTGGAAAGCCCCGGTGGTCAACTGGCTGTTCGCCCTGGCCTTCATCGGCAGCCATTTCATCGGCGACCGCCTGCTGATCAAGCGCATCATGGGTCACGCCCTGACCCTGCCTGATCCGGTGTGGACCCGCCTGAACATCGCCTGGATCGCGTTCTTCCTGTTCTGCGGCGCCGCCAACCTGTTCGTCGCCTTCACTTTCCAGAGCATCTGGGTCGACTTCAAAGTCTTCGGCAGCCTGGGCATGACCGTACTATTCCTGGTGGGCCAGGGCATCTACCTGTCGCGCCACCTGCATGACGCCGATCCCACTACCCCGAAAACCGAGGACTGA
- a CDS encoding segregation and condensation protein A — MEVFLEAFEGPLDLLLYLIRKQNINILDIPVAEITRQYMGYVELMQSVRLELAAEYLVMAAMLAEIKSRMLLPRSAEVEEEEDDPRAELIRRLQEYERFKAAAEGIDGLSRVGRDVVVPKLDAPEARVRKLLPDVALEELLMSMAEVLRRGDMFESHQVSREALSTRERMSDVLERLKGGGFVPFVELFTAEEGRLGVVVTFMAILELVKESLVELVQNEPFAAIHVRARAE, encoded by the coding sequence CTGGAGGTCTTCCTCGAAGCCTTCGAAGGCCCGCTGGACTTGCTGCTGTACCTGATCCGCAAGCAGAACATCAATATCCTCGACATCCCGGTGGCGGAAATCACCCGCCAGTACATGGGCTATGTGGAACTGATGCAGTCGGTGCGCCTGGAGCTGGCCGCCGAGTACCTGGTGATGGCGGCGATGCTGGCCGAGATCAAATCGCGAATGCTTTTGCCGCGTTCCGCCGAGGTCGAGGAAGAAGAGGACGACCCGCGGGCCGAGCTGATCCGCCGCCTGCAGGAATACGAGCGCTTCAAGGCCGCCGCTGAAGGCATCGACGGCCTGAGCCGGGTTGGCCGCGACGTGGTGGTGCCCAAGCTTGATGCGCCCGAGGCTCGGGTGCGCAAGCTGCTGCCGGATGTGGCCCTGGAAGAGTTGCTGATGTCCATGGCCGAGGTGCTGCGCCGTGGCGACATGTTCGAAAGCCACCAGGTCAGCCGCGAGGCCCTGTCTACCCGCGAGCGCATGAGCGATGTGCTGGAGCGGCTCAAGGGCGGCGGTTTCGTGCCCTTTGTCGAGCTGTTCACCGCCGAGGAAGGGCGCCTGGGGGTGGTGGTGACCTTCATGGCGATCCTCGAACTGGTCAAGGAATCCCTGGTCGAGCTGGTGCAGAATGAGCCCTTTGCGGCCATCCACGTACGGGCGCGAGCCGAATAA
- a CDS encoding nitroreductase family protein: MEALDALLNRVSVPRLVEPAPSAAQREALFAAALRAPDHGQLRPWRFLTVEGQARDQLGELLVEAVQLQGGEVTQAALDKARAMPLRAPLVVVVVARLQEHFKVPKSEQLLAAGCAAHGILLAAYAQGIGAVWRTGELSYSPHVAKGLGLTEGEEIIAFLYLGTPLNEPRVAPKVDTSEFVSAWSAKA, translated from the coding sequence ATGGAGGCTCTCGACGCTTTGCTCAACCGTGTTTCCGTGCCGCGCCTGGTGGAGCCTGCGCCCAGCGCCGCGCAGCGCGAAGCACTGTTCGCCGCCGCCTTGCGCGCGCCGGACCACGGGCAATTGCGCCCCTGGCGGTTCCTCACCGTCGAAGGCCAAGCCCGTGATCAGTTGGGCGAACTGCTGGTTGAAGCCGTACAGCTGCAAGGCGGCGAAGTGACTCAGGCCGCGCTGGACAAGGCCCGGGCCATGCCGCTGCGTGCACCGCTGGTGGTAGTGGTCGTGGCGCGGCTGCAGGAGCATTTCAAGGTGCCCAAGTCCGAGCAATTGCTGGCGGCGGGCTGTGCAGCCCACGGTATCCTGCTGGCGGCCTATGCCCAGGGCATTGGCGCCGTGTGGCGCACCGGCGAGTTGTCCTATTCGCCGCACGTGGCCAAGGGGCTGGGCCTGACGGAGGGGGAAGAGATCATTGCCTTCCTGTACCTGGGGACGCCGCTGAACGAGCCTCGGGTCGCACCAAAAGTCGACACCAGCGAGTTTGTCAGCGCCTGGAGCGCCAAGGCCTGA